The Rhodococcus triatomae genome includes a window with the following:
- a CDS encoding class II 3-deoxy-7-phosphoheptulonate synthase has product MNWTVDVPIDRLPELPPLPAELRERLDAALAKPAAQQPQWPADQAAAMRTVLESVPPITVAREVEGLQSELAAVARGEAFLLQGGDCAETFADNTEPHIKGNIRTLLQMAVVLTYGASLPVVKVARIAGQYAKPRSSNVDALGLPSYRGDMVNSLVADPAVREHDPSRLVRAYANASAAMNLVRALTGSGMADLHKVHDWNREFVSSSPAGARYEALAGEIDRGLQFMNACGVTDPSLQQAQIFASHEALVLDYERAMLRLDNEDDHPKLYDLSAHFLWIGDRTRQLDGAHIAFAELVANPIGLKIGPSTTPEMAVEYVERLDPTNKPGRLTLISRMGNNKVRDLLPAIVEKVQATGHQVIWQCDPMHGNTHEASTGYKTRHFDRIVDEVQGFFEVHHGLGTHPGGIHVELTGENVTECLGGAQDISDIDLSGRYETACDPRLNTQQSLELAFLVAEMLRG; this is encoded by the coding sequence GTGAACTGGACCGTCGACGTGCCGATCGACCGCTTGCCCGAACTTCCGCCGCTGCCGGCCGAGTTGCGTGAGCGACTCGATGCCGCCCTGGCCAAGCCCGCTGCCCAGCAGCCACAATGGCCGGCGGACCAGGCCGCGGCGATGCGCACGGTGCTCGAGTCCGTGCCCCCGATCACTGTCGCGCGCGAGGTGGAAGGCCTGCAGTCCGAGCTGGCCGCTGTGGCCCGCGGTGAGGCCTTCCTCCTGCAGGGCGGCGACTGCGCCGAGACCTTCGCCGACAACACCGAACCGCACATCAAGGGCAACATCCGGACCCTGCTCCAGATGGCAGTGGTCCTCACCTACGGTGCCAGCCTGCCGGTGGTGAAGGTGGCGCGAATCGCGGGACAGTACGCCAAGCCCCGGTCGTCGAACGTCGATGCGCTCGGCCTGCCGTCCTACCGCGGCGACATGGTGAACTCCCTGGTCGCCGACCCGGCCGTCCGCGAGCACGACCCGTCCCGCCTGGTCCGGGCGTACGCGAACGCGAGTGCCGCGATGAACCTGGTCCGAGCCCTCACCGGTTCGGGCATGGCAGACCTGCACAAGGTGCACGACTGGAACCGGGAATTCGTGTCCTCGTCGCCGGCCGGCGCGAGGTACGAGGCGCTCGCCGGCGAGATCGACCGGGGCCTGCAGTTCATGAACGCCTGCGGGGTCACCGACCCGAGCCTGCAGCAGGCCCAGATCTTCGCCAGCCACGAGGCCCTCGTCCTGGACTACGAGCGCGCCATGCTGCGGCTCGACAACGAGGACGACCACCCCAAGCTGTACGACCTGTCCGCCCACTTCCTGTGGATCGGTGACCGCACCCGTCAGCTGGACGGCGCACACATCGCCTTCGCCGAGCTCGTCGCCAACCCGATCGGGCTGAAGATCGGTCCGAGCACCACCCCGGAGATGGCGGTGGAGTACGTCGAGCGGCTCGATCCCACGAACAAGCCGGGACGGCTCACCCTCATCTCCCGGATGGGTAACAACAAGGTCCGTGACCTCCTGCCCGCCATCGTGGAGAAGGTCCAGGCCACCGGGCACCAGGTCATCTGGCAGTGCGATCCCATGCACGGCAACACCCACGAGGCGTCGACCGGCTACAAGACCCGCCACTTCGATCGGATCGTCGACGAGGTGCAGGGATTCTTCGAGGTCCATCACGGGCTCGGCACCCATCCGGGCGGCATCCACGTGGAGCTGACCGGCGAGAACGTCACCGAATGCCTCGGTGGGGCCCAGGACATCTCGGACATCGACCTCTCTGGCCGGTACGAGACCGCGTGCGACCCCCGGCTCAACACCCAGCAGTCACTCGAGCTGGCCTTCCTGGTCGCGGAGATGCTCCGCGGCTGA
- a CDS encoding Stk1 family PASTA domain-containing Ser/Thr kinase yields the protein MIGELLDRRYRVDAPIARGGMSTVYRGIDTRLDRPVAIKVMDAQYAADPAFVARFEFEARSVARLKHPALVAVYDQGHDLDHAFLVMELVEGGTLRELLRERGPMPPHAVNAVVAPVLDALAVAHRAGLVHRDVKPENILISESGEVKIADFGLVRAAAAASTTSHSVILGTAAYLSPEQVTTGVAEARSDVYSAGILMFELLTGHTPFRGDTSLSVAYQRVNQDVPRPGSFIAGVPLEFDELVAEATHREPTHRFDDAGAMAAALRATATALDLPDYRVPAPRRPVPPAAVPSIGGDGATTNLAASTQVVTAPPRPHDEHPQPTPHHTRVVTALTPRPPEWGGGPPEPPYDDPHDGPDDGDSGGPPRGRFGYTDFEAERRKSRRSMALWLLVVVTLALAVGLGGWWMGSGRFTAVPSLDGLDPPGAVAAVEAAGLQGEIRGEYSDSAAVDTVLGTDPPPGARISRDGTVAVLVSLGRPSVPTLPSGGDRSQVEQGLRERTLEPAEGGEVFSARIPVGGVAALDPAPGTTVPVGSRVELVFSKGAPPVEIPDVTGLPEDEARAALDAVGITVTQVRTEFDPEVAAGRASATAPEIGSTVDAGTGVTLVVSDAVRVPSMLGRSVGSAREELTRLGLDVQIRQVAETDRSLVVSQSPGGGDLVRPGTTITLVSVP from the coding sequence GTGATCGGCGAACTGCTCGACCGCCGCTACCGGGTGGATGCTCCCATCGCTCGCGGAGGCATGTCGACCGTGTATCGGGGCATCGACACCCGGCTGGACCGGCCCGTGGCGATCAAGGTGATGGACGCGCAGTACGCGGCCGATCCGGCGTTCGTCGCACGGTTCGAGTTCGAGGCCCGCTCGGTCGCCCGTCTCAAGCACCCCGCTCTGGTGGCGGTGTACGACCAGGGCCACGATCTCGACCACGCGTTCCTGGTGATGGAGCTGGTGGAGGGTGGCACCCTGCGTGAGCTGCTGCGCGAGCGCGGCCCGATGCCCCCGCACGCGGTCAACGCGGTGGTTGCCCCGGTGCTCGACGCGCTCGCCGTGGCCCATCGAGCGGGGTTGGTGCACCGCGACGTCAAGCCGGAGAACATCCTCATCTCCGAGTCGGGCGAGGTGAAGATCGCCGACTTCGGCCTGGTGCGCGCCGCCGCGGCGGCGAGCACCACCTCGCACAGCGTCATCCTCGGCACGGCGGCGTACCTGTCGCCCGAACAGGTCACGACGGGGGTGGCCGAAGCACGCAGCGACGTGTACTCGGCGGGCATCCTGATGTTCGAGCTCCTCACCGGGCACACGCCCTTCCGCGGGGACACCTCCCTGTCCGTCGCCTACCAGCGCGTCAACCAGGACGTGCCGCGGCCCGGGTCCTTCATCGCCGGAGTACCGCTCGAGTTCGACGAACTCGTCGCCGAGGCGACCCATCGGGAGCCGACGCACCGGTTCGACGACGCGGGCGCGATGGCGGCCGCGCTGCGGGCAACGGCGACTGCCCTCGACCTCCCGGACTACCGGGTGCCCGCCCCGAGACGGCCGGTCCCGCCCGCGGCCGTCCCCTCGATCGGCGGAGACGGCGCGACCACGAACCTCGCGGCGAGTACCCAGGTCGTCACGGCCCCGCCGCGGCCGCACGACGAACACCCCCAGCCCACTCCACACCACACCCGCGTGGTCACCGCACTCACTCCACGCCCACCCGAATGGGGTGGAGGTCCGCCCGAGCCGCCGTACGACGACCCACACGACGGCCCCGACGACGGGGACTCCGGTGGGCCGCCACGTGGCCGCTTCGGCTACACCGACTTCGAGGCGGAGCGCAGGAAGTCGCGACGGTCGATGGCCCTGTGGCTGCTCGTCGTCGTCACGTTGGCTCTCGCCGTGGGCCTCGGTGGATGGTGGATGGGATCCGGCCGGTTCACCGCGGTGCCGTCACTCGACGGGCTGGATCCGCCCGGCGCCGTGGCCGCGGTCGAAGCAGCCGGTCTCCAAGGCGAGATCCGCGGGGAGTACTCCGATTCCGCTGCCGTCGACACCGTGCTCGGCACCGATCCCCCGCCGGGAGCACGGATCTCGCGGGACGGGACCGTGGCGGTGCTGGTCTCGCTCGGACGACCGTCGGTCCCGACCCTCCCCTCGGGCGGGGACAGGTCCCAGGTGGAACAGGGACTCCGGGAACGAACACTCGAGCCCGCCGAAGGCGGAGAGGTGTTCAGTGCCAGGATCCCGGTCGGCGGGGTCGCAGCCCTCGACCCGGCACCCGGCACCACGGTGCCCGTGGGCAGCCGGGTCGAACTCGTCTTCAGCAAGGGCGCGCCGCCGGTGGAGATCCCGGACGTCACGGGCCTGCCCGAGGACGAGGCGCGCGCCGCACTCGACGCGGTGGGCATCACCGTCACCCAGGTCCGCACCGAATTCGATCCCGAGGTGGCAGCGGGCCGGGCCAGTGCCACGGCGCCGGAGATCGGAAGCACCGTCGACGCCGGAACCGGCGTCACCCTGGTGGTCTCGGACGCCGTGCGGGTGCCGTCGATGCTCGGCCGTTCGGTGGGCTCCGCACGTGAGGAGCTCACCCGCCTCGGGCTCGACGTCCAGATACGTCAGGTCGCGGAGACGGATCGCTCACTCGTCGTGAGCCAGAGTCCCGGCGGCGGCGACTTGGTCCGCCCCGGCACCACGATCACGCTGGTCTCCGTCCCCTGA
- a CDS encoding alpha-(1->6)-mannopyranosyltransferase A, whose amino-acid sequence MAPSTGEVTVSDGLRRTTRSLADFLRSPEGHAALLGVAGAAMITFGGFGAGSVRRQDPLLEDLYLSWLRFGHGQILSTVIVWTGVIAMIAAWVRLGRATLDGRVSLRKLGWIVPAWTAPLLLAVPMFSRDAYSYLAQGALLRDGFDPYAVGPVVSPGILLDNVSNVWTTTTAPYGPLFLLLGQGITTVTGDDVVAGTMLLRLTMLPGLALTMWAVPRLARHLGGNPAIALWLAVLNPLVLVHLIGGVHNEALMVGLMSAGVVLVLDRRHVAGISLVAVAVAIKATAGAALPFMVWIWMIHERERAVAEGRTPASPIALFAKTAGAGVALFVAIFGAVSFAAGVGLGWMTALSGSAKIINWLSLPTILAHFVTVGTSWFADLRLASVLEVTRMICAIALVVIVVAAWWRFRKTERDAVLGILVVLVAIVVLSPAALPWYYSWPLAIAAGFALSTRTLMVLVGLSTWLMLVFQPDGSIGLYTFPHVLAATFAAVVAALSLRTVDPLRLRASRPSGDERGVSAPTAPTAPTGAAHDESTDRSSTDVSAAPAPSTPAPSNSV is encoded by the coding sequence ATGGCGCCCTCAACCGGTGAAGTCACCGTGTCCGACGGCCTGCGACGCACCACCCGTTCGCTCGCGGACTTCCTGCGCAGTCCGGAGGGTCACGCGGCGCTGCTGGGTGTCGCCGGAGCGGCGATGATCACCTTCGGCGGGTTCGGCGCCGGGAGCGTGCGGCGACAGGATCCACTGCTCGAGGATCTCTACCTGTCCTGGCTGCGCTTCGGCCACGGCCAGATCCTCTCCACGGTGATCGTCTGGACCGGTGTGATCGCGATGATCGCGGCCTGGGTCCGTCTCGGCCGGGCCACCCTGGACGGGCGCGTGAGCCTGCGCAAGCTCGGGTGGATCGTGCCGGCGTGGACGGCTCCGCTCCTGCTGGCGGTGCCGATGTTCAGCCGGGACGCGTACTCCTACCTGGCCCAGGGCGCGTTGCTGCGGGACGGATTCGATCCGTACGCCGTCGGCCCCGTCGTGAGCCCCGGCATCCTGCTCGACAACGTCAGCAACGTCTGGACCACCACGACCGCGCCCTACGGGCCGCTGTTCCTGCTGCTCGGCCAGGGCATCACGACCGTGACCGGCGACGACGTCGTCGCCGGAACGATGCTGCTGCGCCTGACCATGCTTCCCGGACTGGCCCTGACGATGTGGGCCGTACCCCGCCTCGCCCGCCATCTCGGCGGGAACCCGGCGATAGCCCTGTGGCTCGCGGTCCTCAATCCCCTCGTACTGGTCCACCTGATCGGCGGCGTGCACAACGAGGCCCTCATGGTGGGTCTCATGTCGGCCGGCGTCGTGCTCGTCCTCGACCGCAGACACGTCGCGGGGATCTCGCTCGTCGCGGTCGCGGTGGCGATCAAGGCGACCGCGGGCGCAGCGCTGCCGTTCATGGTGTGGATCTGGATGATCCACGAACGTGAGCGCGCCGTGGCGGAAGGACGGACGCCTGCTTCCCCGATCGCGCTGTTCGCCAAGACCGCGGGCGCGGGCGTCGCCTTGTTCGTCGCGATCTTCGGGGCGGTGTCCTTCGCCGCGGGGGTCGGGCTGGGCTGGATGACCGCGCTGTCCGGTTCGGCGAAGATCATCAACTGGCTGTCGTTGCCGACGATCCTCGCTCACTTCGTCACCGTGGGCACCTCGTGGTTCGCCGACCTGCGTCTGGCGTCGGTGCTCGAGGTGACCCGGATGATCTGTGCGATCGCGCTGGTGGTGATCGTGGTCGCCGCGTGGTGGCGATTCCGCAAAACCGAGCGCGACGCCGTGCTCGGCATCCTCGTGGTGCTGGTGGCCATCGTGGTGCTCTCCCCCGCTGCCCTGCCCTGGTACTACTCGTGGCCGCTCGCGATCGCCGCCGGTTTCGCACTGTCGACCCGGACCCTGATGGTGCTGGTCGGGTTGTCCACCTGGCTCATGCTGGTCTTCCAGCCGGACGGATCGATCGGGCTCTACACCTTCCCGCACGTACTGGCGGCCACGTTCGCCGCGGTCGTGGCGGCACTCTCGCTCCGCACCGTCGATCCGCTGCGGCTGCGCGCGTCACGTCCCTCCGGGGACGAGCGGGGCGTCTCGGCGCCCACAGCGCCCACAGCGCCCACAGGGGCCGCGCACGACGAGTCGACGGATCGTTCGTCCACGGACGTGTCCGCCGCACCGGCGCCGTCCACACCGGCCCCGTCCAACTCCGTGTGA
- a CDS encoding lysophospholipid acyltransferase family protein — translation MWYWLFKYVLLGPLLRVAGRPTVTGLENVPSDGNAIFASNHKAVLDSFFLPLVVPRPITFLAKSEYFTGSGAKGAFQKWFFSAVGQVPIDRTGADAAQDALNAGLRVLSAGNLLGIYPEGTRSPDGRLYKGKTGMARLALESGAKVIPVAMVGTEKMNPIGSKMWRPAKVEVRIGEPIDFSRFEGMGGNRFVERAVTDEVMYKLMQLSGQEYVDIYAASLKQNVVAAAPAAPEVPAADAARLPDTQAS, via the coding sequence ATGTGGTACTGGCTCTTCAAGTACGTGTTGCTCGGGCCGCTGCTCCGAGTCGCCGGCCGTCCCACCGTGACCGGGCTGGAGAACGTCCCCTCCGACGGCAATGCCATCTTCGCCAGTAATCACAAGGCGGTCCTGGATTCGTTCTTCCTCCCACTGGTGGTCCCGCGGCCGATCACGTTCCTCGCCAAGAGCGAGTACTTCACCGGATCCGGCGCCAAGGGCGCGTTCCAGAAGTGGTTCTTCTCCGCGGTCGGGCAGGTGCCGATCGACCGCACCGGTGCCGACGCCGCCCAGGACGCGCTCAATGCCGGGCTGCGGGTGCTGTCGGCGGGCAATCTGCTCGGCATCTACCCGGAGGGCACCCGGTCCCCGGACGGCCGCCTCTACAAGGGCAAGACCGGGATGGCCCGGCTCGCTCTCGAGTCCGGGGCGAAGGTGATCCCGGTGGCGATGGTCGGGACCGAGAAGATGAATCCGATCGGATCGAAGATGTGGCGTCCGGCCAAGGTGGAGGTGCGCATCGGTGAACCGATCGACTTCTCTCGGTTCGAGGGCATGGGCGGCAACCGTTTCGTGGAGCGCGCGGTGACGGACGAGGTCATGTACAAGCTGATGCAGCTGTCCGGCCAGGAATACGTCGACATCTACGCCGCGTCGCTCAAGCAGAACGTGGTCGCGGCCGCGCCCGCCGCCCCGGAGGTGCCCGCCGCGGACGCGGCACGCCTGCCCGACACCCAGGCTAGCTGA
- a CDS encoding glycosyltransferase 87 family protein, producing the protein MGAATPGNETLRRRIPAIAGIVARVAVLSAVVVGVLYHLVGFPGLGELGTKYRIDLDVYRLGGAMFREGPTLYGSMPPTSVGIYLPFTYPPLSAVLFSPLSFVSLQVAGIVLTILSIGALAATIRLTLRSLGFDTRTILLWGTLGVLAVAFALEPVDSTLDYGQINIVLMALVTVDALAKKPWLPRGVLIGLAAAIKLTPAVFVLYFLVRKDFRAAVMTGVGFLVGTGIGFLATWSDSVQYWTTVLFDSSRIGRPAYPPNQSLTGMLARLGLGDDARTVLWLGLGAAATALVVFAMWRAVRAGENALALSLNAVLGLLVSPVSWSHHWVWAVPLIVVLAVLAYRRRSVLWGSVAAVGAVLLWIAPHWALGPGRWSGLDWPLWDQFLASSYVWWALAAAAVAAVTITPSPSEQEDSGTGAGQVADTDDDRGNPAGLAGAGV; encoded by the coding sequence GTGGGCGCCGCCACGCCGGGAAACGAGACGCTCCGGCGCCGCATCCCGGCGATCGCCGGGATCGTGGCCCGGGTCGCCGTTCTCTCGGCCGTCGTCGTCGGCGTGCTGTACCACCTCGTCGGATTTCCGGGTCTGGGCGAACTCGGTACGAAGTACCGGATCGATCTGGACGTATACCGGCTCGGCGGCGCCATGTTCCGCGAGGGTCCGACTCTCTACGGCTCGATGCCGCCGACGTCCGTCGGTATCTACCTGCCGTTCACGTATCCCCCGCTGTCGGCCGTGCTGTTCAGTCCGCTCTCGTTCGTCTCCCTCCAGGTCGCCGGAATCGTGTTGACGATCCTGTCGATCGGCGCCCTCGCCGCGACGATCCGGCTGACCCTGCGTTCCCTCGGATTCGACACGCGGACGATCCTGCTGTGGGGCACCCTGGGAGTCCTGGCGGTCGCCTTCGCACTGGAACCGGTGGATTCGACCCTGGACTACGGGCAGATCAACATCGTCCTCATGGCACTGGTCACGGTGGACGCACTGGCGAAGAAGCCGTGGCTGCCCCGCGGTGTGCTCATCGGGCTCGCGGCGGCGATCAAGCTGACACCCGCGGTCTTCGTCCTGTACTTCCTGGTGCGCAAGGACTTCCGTGCGGCGGTGATGACGGGTGTCGGATTCCTCGTCGGCACGGGCATCGGGTTCCTCGCGACCTGGAGCGATTCGGTGCAGTACTGGACGACGGTGCTGTTCGACTCGAGCCGGATCGGACGTCCCGCGTACCCGCCGAACCAGAGCCTCACCGGCATGCTCGCCCGGCTCGGCCTCGGGGACGACGCACGGACCGTCCTGTGGCTGGGTCTCGGTGCCGCCGCGACCGCGCTCGTGGTGTTCGCGATGTGGCGGGCCGTCCGGGCGGGTGAGAACGCACTGGCGCTGTCACTCAATGCCGTTCTCGGATTGCTGGTGTCGCCGGTCTCCTGGTCGCACCACTGGGTGTGGGCGGTGCCGCTGATCGTCGTCCTCGCCGTTCTCGCCTACCGCAGGCGCAGCGTGCTGTGGGGATCGGTGGCCGCAGTGGGTGCGGTGCTGCTGTGGATCGCCCCGCACTGGGCCCTCGGGCCCGGGCGGTGGAGCGGCCTCGACTGGCCGCTGTGGGACCAGTTCCTCGCGTCGTCGTACGTGTGGTGGGCCCTGGCGGCGGCTGCAGTGGCCGCGGTGACGATCACGCCGTCACCGTCGGAGCAGGAGGACTCCGGGACCGGTGCAGGTCAGGTCGCGGACACCGACGACGATCGCGGCAACCCTGCCGGACTGGCGGGAGCCGGGGTCTAG
- a CDS encoding ROK family glucokinase: MDSDADPPLTVGIDVGGTNIRAAVVDGVGQVLDTAQAPTPHSAEALVLAIERAVRELGSSHRVAAVGLAVAGFLDVDRTTVLFAPHLPWADAPVARDLTDRLGVPVVLEHDANAAALAEYHFGAAAGGHNVVVVALGTGIGGALLQEGRLYRGSFGVAPELGHIQVVPDGRACPCGKRGCWERYCSGTALVDTAIELLATDPALSTLLAREVAVDAGMLTGRRVAGAAQDGDPLAVAVMADFAHWLGVGLALVGDVFDPDLIVVAGGVAGSAPLFLDAAREHYAQLATGAGHRPLARIRSTQLGEAAGLIGAAELARTAVRGP; encoded by the coding sequence ATGGACAGCGACGCCGATCCGCCGCTCACCGTCGGGATCGACGTCGGCGGGACCAACATCCGCGCCGCGGTCGTCGACGGTGTGGGGCAGGTCCTCGACACCGCGCAGGCGCCCACCCCGCATTCGGCGGAAGCACTCGTCCTCGCGATCGAGCGGGCCGTCCGGGAACTGGGGTCCAGCCATCGGGTTGCCGCGGTCGGTCTCGCCGTGGCGGGGTTCCTCGACGTCGACCGCACCACCGTGCTCTTCGCGCCGCACCTGCCGTGGGCGGATGCCCCCGTCGCGCGTGACCTCACCGACCGGCTCGGCGTACCGGTGGTGCTCGAACACGACGCCAATGCCGCGGCGCTCGCGGAGTACCATTTCGGTGCCGCGGCCGGCGGGCACAACGTCGTCGTCGTCGCACTCGGGACCGGAATCGGCGGGGCCCTCCTGCAGGAGGGCCGCCTGTACCGCGGAAGTTTCGGTGTCGCACCCGAACTCGGCCACATTCAGGTGGTCCCCGACGGACGTGCGTGTCCGTGCGGGAAGCGTGGATGCTGGGAGCGGTACTGCAGCGGAACGGCGCTGGTGGACACCGCGATCGAGCTCCTCGCGACCGACCCCGCACTCTCCACCCTGCTGGCCCGGGAAGTGGCCGTCGACGCCGGGATGCTCACCGGGCGGCGGGTGGCCGGAGCGGCGCAGGACGGTGATCCTCTCGCGGTAGCGGTGATGGCGGACTTCGCGCACTGGCTCGGTGTCGGGCTCGCGCTCGTCGGGGACGTGTTCGATCCCGATCTGATCGTGGTGGCCGGGGGAGTGGCGGGTTCTGCTCCGCTGTTCCTCGACGCTGCCCGCGAGCACTACGCCCAACTCGCGACGGGCGCGGGACACCGGCCGCTCGCCCGGATCCGCAGCACCCAGCTCGGGGAGGCCGCCGGACTGATCGGGGCAGCGGAGTTGGCGCGCACCGCGGTTCGCGGACCGTGA
- a CDS encoding polyadenylate-specific 3'-exoribonuclease AS, with amino-acid sequence MRYFYDCEFIEDGRTIDLVSIGVVAEDGREFYAVSTEFDPERAGPWVRRNVLPKLPAPSSPLWRSRARIREDLLAFLVPRPTITPEMWAWVAAYDHVALCQLWGPMTELPRSLPRFTRELKQYWEAAGSPALPAAPADAHDALADARHNLVKFEAIEAALRTR; translated from the coding sequence GTGCGTTACTTCTACGACTGCGAGTTCATCGAGGATGGTCGCACGATCGACCTGGTGTCGATCGGGGTGGTCGCGGAAGACGGACGTGAATTCTATGCGGTCTCGACCGAGTTCGACCCCGAGCGGGCGGGCCCGTGGGTGCGCCGCAACGTCCTGCCGAAGCTCCCCGCACCGTCGTCGCCGCTGTGGCGCAGCCGCGCGCGGATCCGGGAGGACCTGTTGGCATTCCTGGTCCCGCGCCCGACGATCACGCCGGAGATGTGGGCGTGGGTCGCGGCCTACGATCACGTGGCTCTGTGTCAACTGTGGGGCCCGATGACCGAACTCCCGCGCTCGCTTCCCCGGTTCACCCGCGAACTCAAGCAGTACTGGGAGGCGGCGGGCAGTCCGGCGCTGCCCGCGGCACCCGCCGACGCGCACGATGCGCTCGCCGATGCCCGCCACAACCTGGTGAAGTTCGAGGCGATCGAAGCCGCGCTGCGCACCCGGTGA
- a CDS encoding phytoene/squalene synthase family protein, with protein MTERSLSYEYCREVAARHGRSYYLAARLLPAERRRAIHALYAFARRVDDLVDEHPTATDTTRLRLLTEVESALRAGFGGSGNTPAAPSTLAPVLPAFFDSVEQFAVPHGYFTAFLESMRMDVPGADTFRASYASLEELREYMYGSAVVIGLQLLPVLGTVCPAEDAAPYAAHLGEAFQLTNFLRDVGEDLDRGRVYLPEDALEAFGVDADLLRHCRRTGSVDPRVRRALAHLVAVTRDTYRRAAPGIDLLDARVRPGIRTARSLYGRILDEIENSGYRVASERVVVPGWRRVAVVTPELFSWLRRPSPVLAG; from the coding sequence GTGACCGAGCGCTCCCTCTCGTACGAGTACTGCCGCGAGGTCGCTGCCCGGCACGGCCGTAGCTACTACCTCGCGGCACGGCTGCTTCCCGCCGAACGTCGCCGGGCGATCCACGCGCTGTACGCGTTCGCGCGCCGAGTCGACGACCTCGTCGACGAGCACCCGACCGCCACCGACACGACCCGTCTGCGGCTGCTCACCGAGGTCGAGTCGGCGCTGCGGGCCGGCTTCGGCGGTTCGGGGAACACCCCGGCCGCACCGTCGACGCTCGCCCCCGTCCTGCCCGCGTTCTTCGATTCGGTGGAGCAGTTCGCCGTTCCCCACGGATACTTCACGGCATTCCTGGAGTCGATGCGGATGGATGTCCCCGGCGCGGACACGTTTCGTGCCTCGTACGCCTCGCTCGAGGAGCTACGGGAGTACATGTACGGCTCCGCGGTCGTCATCGGGCTGCAGTTGCTGCCCGTCCTGGGCACCGTCTGCCCCGCCGAGGACGCCGCGCCGTACGCCGCGCATCTGGGTGAGGCATTCCAGCTGACGAACTTTCTCCGGGACGTCGGGGAAGATCTCGACCGGGGTCGGGTGTACCTCCCCGAGGATGCCCTGGAGGCGTTCGGTGTGGACGCGGACCTGCTCCGCCACTGCCGGCGCACCGGGTCCGTCGACCCGCGGGTCCGGAGGGCACTCGCCCACCTCGTCGCCGTCACCCGCGACACCTACCGGAGGGCTGCCCCCGGCATCGATCTGCTCGACGCCAGGGTGCGCCCGGGGATCCGTACGGCCAGGTCGCTCTACGGGCGGATACTCGACGAGATCGAGAACTCCGGATACCGGGTGGCGAGCGAGCGGGTCGTCGTCCCGGGTTGGCGCCGCGTCGCGGTCGTCACCCCCGAACTGTTCTCCTGGCTCAGAAGGCCATCGCCTGTGCTCGCCGGATGA
- a CDS encoding Rv2175c family DNA-binding protein translates to MSAIPYSDDVLDPSVSLFQLADVAKNLGVVVTRVQQMLRDHQLVAVKRDGVLGVPEAFFDGEGQTLRWIPGLLAVLHDGGFEDEEILGWLFREDDSLSGRPVDVLHGDGAREVIRRAQAMAF, encoded by the coding sequence GTGAGTGCGATTCCCTATTCCGACGACGTCCTGGACCCCTCGGTCTCCCTCTTCCAGTTGGCGGACGTGGCCAAGAACCTGGGTGTCGTGGTGACCCGTGTGCAACAGATGCTGCGCGACCACCAGCTCGTCGCGGTCAAACGCGACGGGGTGCTCGGGGTCCCCGAGGCGTTCTTCGACGGCGAAGGACAGACCCTGCGGTGGATTCCCGGTCTGCTCGCGGTCCTGCACGACGGTGGGTTCGAGGACGAGGAGATCCTCGGTTGGCTGTTCCGTGAGGACGACAGCCTGTCCGGCCGCCCGGTCGACGTCCTGCACGGCGACGGCGCACGTGAGGTCATCCGGCGAGCACAGGCGATGGCCTTCTGA